The Pseudomonas iranensis genome includes a window with the following:
- a CDS encoding retropepsin-like aspartic protease family protein, with translation MRQQPPGKRAGRVLMILAWCAALFLATKFFGQWEQRQQNPNIVVTSEQGEGFIEVKLASNAQGHFVASGQINGEPVEFMLDTGATDVSIPADLAKRLKLQEGFGVTLSTANGLSQGYRTKIARLQLGDIVLRDVRALVAPGLHGDQVLLGMSALNKLEFTQRGGTLLLRQTTNR, from the coding sequence TTGAGGCAGCAGCCACCGGGCAAGCGTGCCGGTCGGGTGCTGATGATCCTCGCCTGGTGCGCGGCGCTGTTTCTCGCGACAAAGTTTTTTGGTCAGTGGGAGCAACGTCAGCAGAATCCGAACATTGTCGTCACGTCGGAGCAGGGCGAAGGGTTTATCGAAGTGAAACTGGCGAGCAATGCCCAAGGGCATTTCGTCGCCAGCGGCCAGATCAACGGCGAGCCGGTGGAGTTCATGCTCGACACCGGGGCGACCGATGTGTCGATCCCGGCGGATCTGGCCAAGCGTTTGAAGCTGCAAGAAGGCTTCGGTGTGACCCTGAGCACGGCCAATGGCCTGAGCCAGGGCTATCGAACGAAAATTGCCCGCCTGCAACTGGGCGACATCGTGCTGCGGGATGTCCGCGCACTGGTGGCGCCGGGACTGCATGGCGACCAGGTGCTGCTCGGCATGAGCGCCCTGAACAAACTTGAATTTACCCAGCGCGGTGGCACCTTGCTGCTGCGCCAGACAACGAACCGATGA
- the parC gene encoding DNA topoisomerase IV subunit A: protein MSDSLDLSLDGVERRSLADFTENAYLNYSMYVIMDRALPHIGDGLKPVQRRIVYAMSELGLDADSKHKKSARTVGDVLGKFHPHGDSACYEAMVLMAQPFSYRYTLVDGQGNWGAPDDPKSFAAMRYTEARLSRYSEVLLSELGQGTADWGPNFDGTLQEPLVLPARLPNILLNGTTGIAVGMATDVPPHNLREVATACVRLLDEPKATVEQLCEHIQGPDYPTEAEIITPRADLLKMYETGKGSVRMRAVYHVEDGDIIVTALPHQVSGAKVLEQIAALMQAKPSKAPQIADLRDESDHENPCRIVIIPVNSRVDHEALMQHLFASTELESTYRVNVNIIGLDGKPQLKNLRALLVEWLEFRVLTVRRRLQFRLDKVERRLHLLDGLLIAYLNLDEVIHIIRTEEHPKAKLIERFALSEIQADYILDTRLRQLARLEEMKLRDEQDELLKEQAKLQALLGSEAKLKKLVRTELLKDAETYGDDRRSPIVERAEAKALSEHDLLPNEKVTVVLSEKGWVRSAKGHDIDATGLSYKAGDGFKTSAAGRSNQFAVFIDSTGRSYSVAAHTLPSARGQGEPLTGRLTPPPGASFECVLMPEDDALYVIASDAGYGFVVKGEDLQAKNKAGKALLSLPNNAKVIAPRPVADREQNWLASVTTEGRLLIFKISDLPQLGKGKGNKIIGISGERVASREEYVTDIAVLPEGATLVLQAGKRTLSLKADDLEHYKGERGRRGNKLPRGFQRVDALLVENLN from the coding sequence ATGAGCGACTCCCTTGATCTCAGCCTGGATGGTGTAGAACGCCGCTCGCTGGCTGACTTCACCGAAAATGCCTACCTCAACTACTCCATGTACGTGATCATGGACCGCGCCTTGCCGCATATCGGCGACGGCCTGAAACCGGTACAACGGCGTATCGTCTACGCCATGAGCGAGCTGGGGCTGGACGCCGATTCCAAGCACAAGAAATCGGCGCGTACCGTCGGTGACGTGCTCGGTAAATTCCACCCCCATGGCGACTCGGCGTGCTACGAAGCGATGGTGCTGATGGCGCAGCCGTTCAGCTATCGCTACACGCTGGTCGACGGCCAGGGCAACTGGGGTGCGCCGGACGATCCGAAGTCCTTCGCCGCCATGCGTTACACCGAAGCGCGGCTGTCGCGCTATTCCGAAGTGCTGCTCAGCGAGCTGGGCCAGGGCACCGCTGACTGGGGCCCGAACTTCGACGGCACCCTGCAGGAGCCGCTGGTATTACCGGCGCGCCTGCCTAACATTCTGCTCAACGGCACCACGGGTATCGCCGTGGGCATGGCCACCGATGTGCCGCCGCACAACCTGCGCGAAGTCGCCACCGCCTGCGTACGCTTGCTGGATGAGCCGAAAGCCACGGTCGAACAGCTCTGCGAACACATTCAGGGTCCGGATTATCCGACCGAAGCGGAAATCATCACGCCGCGCGCCGACCTGCTGAAGATGTACGAAACCGGCAAGGGCTCGGTGCGCATGCGCGCCGTGTACCACGTCGAGGACGGCGACATCATCGTTACCGCGCTGCCGCATCAGGTCTCCGGCGCCAAAGTGCTGGAGCAGATTGCCGCGCTGATGCAGGCCAAACCGTCGAAAGCGCCGCAGATCGCCGATCTGCGTGACGAATCCGACCACGAAAACCCGTGCCGCATCGTGATCATCCCGGTCAACAGCCGCGTCGATCACGAAGCGCTGATGCAGCACCTGTTCGCCAGCACTGAGCTGGAATCGACCTACCGGGTCAACGTCAACATCATCGGTCTGGACGGCAAGCCGCAGCTGAAAAACCTCCGTGCGCTGCTGGTCGAATGGCTGGAGTTCCGCGTGCTGACCGTGCGTCGCCGCCTGCAATTCCGCCTCGACAAGGTCGAGCGTCGCCTGCATCTGTTGGACGGTTTGCTGATCGCCTACCTCAACCTGGATGAGGTGATCCACATCATCCGTACCGAGGAACACCCGAAAGCCAAGCTGATCGAGCGTTTCGCCCTCAGCGAGATTCAGGCCGACTACATCCTCGACACCCGCTTGCGTCAGTTGGCGCGACTGGAAGAGATGAAGCTGCGTGACGAGCAGGACGAACTGCTCAAGGAACAGGCCAAGCTGCAAGCCCTGCTGGGCAGCGAAGCGAAGCTGAAGAAACTGGTGCGCACCGAGCTGCTCAAAGACGCCGAAACCTACGGCGACGACCGCCGTTCGCCAATCGTCGAGCGCGCCGAAGCCAAGGCGCTGAGCGAGCACGATCTGCTGCCGAACGAGAAAGTCACTGTCGTGCTGTCGGAAAAGGGCTGGGTACGTTCGGCCAAGGGCCATGACATCGACGCCACCGGTCTGTCGTACAAGGCCGGCGATGGCTTCAAGACCTCGGCGGCGGGGCGCTCCAACCAGTTTGCCGTGTTCATCGACTCCACCGGCCGCAGCTATTCGGTCGCCGCGCATACCTTGCCGTCGGCCCGTGGTCAGGGCGAACCGTTGACCGGCCGTCTGACGCCGCCACCGGGCGCCTCGTTCGAATGCGTGCTGATGCCCGAAGACGATGCGCTGTACGTGATTGCCTCCGATGCCGGTTATGGCTTCGTGGTCAAAGGCGAAGACCTGCAAGCGAAGAACAAGGCTGGCAAGGCGCTGTTGAGCTTGCCGAACAACGCCAAGGTCATCGCACCGCGCCCTGTGGCCGATCGTGAGCAGAACTGGCTGGCCTCGGTCACGACCGAAGGTCGCCTGCTGATCTTCAAAATCAGTGATCTGCCACAATTGGGTAAGGGCAAAGGCAACAAGATCATCGGTATCTCCGGTGAACGCGTGGCCAGTCGCGAAGAATATGTCACGGACATCGCCGTTCTGCCGGAAGGCGCCACCCTGGTGTTGCAGGCTGGCAAACGGACCCTGTCACTGAAAGCCGACGACCTCGAGCACTACAAAGGTGAGCGTGGACGGCGCGGAAACAAACTTCCGCGGGGCTTTCAGCGGGTCGATGCGCTGCTCGTCGAAAACCTCAATTAG
- a CDS encoding PqiC family protein produces MTALRPLILLLAGVLGLAGCSVHQPVSLYQLDSGSPVQPAQSAGMAVLLGPVVVADYLQRETLLQRQPDGSLQAATDGRWAGSLSSDIDQLLMRQVAGHLDSQRVVLAPATAGFTPDVQVLLTITRLDSGAKQPAILDAQWRLIDRRGKVRDNRIIHLQELHAGSTASQVQAQGILLQRLAEQLSVALKPLANQPPVAEAPRKAAPKPAAPAADAEKQPKIPMASPIRTDMEVFRF; encoded by the coding sequence ATGACTGCTCTACGCCCCCTTATTTTGTTGCTCGCCGGCGTTCTTGGCCTGGCGGGTTGCAGCGTTCACCAGCCGGTGTCGCTGTACCAACTGGACAGCGGAAGTCCGGTTCAGCCTGCGCAAAGCGCGGGCATGGCGGTTTTGCTGGGGCCGGTGGTTGTAGCCGATTACCTGCAACGCGAAACCCTGCTGCAACGTCAACCGGACGGCAGCCTGCAAGCGGCGACCGACGGTCGTTGGGCCGGCAGCCTTTCGTCGGATATCGATCAGTTGCTGATGCGTCAGGTCGCCGGTCATCTGGACAGCCAGCGTGTGGTGCTGGCGCCTGCTACCGCCGGGTTCACGCCGGATGTGCAGGTTTTGCTGACCATCACCCGTCTGGATTCCGGAGCGAAACAACCGGCGATTCTCGATGCGCAGTGGCGTTTGATCGATCGTCGCGGCAAGGTGCGCGATAACCGCATCATTCATCTGCAAGAGTTGCATGCTGGCAGCACCGCTTCCCAGGTGCAGGCACAGGGGATTCTGTTGCAGCGTCTGGCCGAGCAACTGTCGGTGGCGCTCAAGCCACTGGCCAACCAGCCGCCAGTGGCCGAGGCACCGCGCAAGGCCGCGCCGAAACCCGCAGCGCCGGCGGCGGATGCCGAGAAGCAGCCGAAGATTCCGATGGCCTCGCCGATTCGTACCGATATGGAAGTGTTTCGCTTCTGA
- a CDS encoding AhpA/YtjB family protein yields the protein MNRPTPVKTDNFFLLIFRALRHRRVPIALRIASHNVILVALALVIYAGVMGLQFKQAMHEQADALGESLTTQTATSATELLVSNDILSLNVLLNNLTKNKLVAHAAIYSVDNRILAESGQRPKHSLLGEAEGMYESKITFQDVTAGQLRISLDMDQFQQPMTISLQSMGILSAILLALSLALSLRMGRYLSTPLLQLRVWLRRIDAHTPGIDRQDEIGDLARQLHASYAPEPEPEPEPEPEFAEEEDEPEFEVRNLRDPSFDESRPLAAKKPAPRHLVSTVEDDDDDDAFADLRDESLNGAAQPLTRKPSPDVPQHTAVLAVQLGSQEQLRRLPRARLEELQDRYRDCLEQAASLYQGEIETLNDGSTLLLFHTEDCGDDYLTNAICCGELLRALGHQLQIEVADSGITLQLQLGLTLGDELFGLSQIDLLLTDSAQDALALSQHSRNLLLVERKISDDTLIRQRARIRPIASPEGACCVERLMEPYPSMLERQLARMHERRA from the coding sequence GTGAACCGGCCCACGCCAGTCAAAACCGATAACTTCTTCCTGCTGATCTTCCGTGCACTGCGCCATCGCCGTGTACCGATTGCATTGCGCATTGCCAGCCACAACGTGATCCTGGTCGCTCTGGCCCTGGTGATCTATGCCGGGGTGATGGGTCTGCAATTCAAGCAGGCCATGCACGAGCAGGCCGATGCGCTGGGCGAAAGCCTGACCACGCAGACCGCCACTTCCGCCACCGAGCTGCTGGTGTCCAACGACATCCTCAGCCTCAACGTGCTGCTCAACAACCTGACCAAGAACAAACTGGTCGCCCACGCGGCGATCTACAGCGTGGACAACCGCATCCTCGCCGAGTCCGGTCAGCGCCCCAAACACAGCCTGCTGGGCGAAGCCGAGGGCATGTACGAGAGCAAGATCACTTTCCAGGATGTGACTGCCGGGCAACTGCGCATCAGTCTGGACATGGATCAGTTCCAGCAGCCGATGACCATCAGCCTTCAGAGCATGGGCATTTTGAGCGCGATTCTGCTGGCGCTGTCGCTGGCTCTGAGCCTGCGCATGGGCCGCTATCTGTCGACGCCGTTGCTGCAATTGCGTGTGTGGCTGCGCCGCATCGACGCGCACACCCCGGGCATCGATCGCCAGGATGAAATCGGCGATCTGGCGCGCCAGCTGCACGCCAGCTACGCCCCGGAACCTGAGCCTGAGCCCGAACCCGAACCGGAATTCGCCGAGGAAGAAGACGAGCCGGAATTCGAGGTGCGTAACCTGCGCGATCCAAGCTTCGACGAAAGCCGCCCGCTGGCCGCGAAGAAACCGGCGCCGCGTCACCTGGTCAGCACCGTCGAAGACGATGATGACGATGACGCCTTCGCCGACCTGCGCGACGAATCGCTGAACGGCGCCGCCCAACCGCTCACGCGCAAACCGAGCCCTGACGTTCCGCAGCATACCGCCGTACTGGCCGTGCAACTGGGCTCGCAGGAACAATTGCGCCGCTTGCCTCGCGCGCGTCTGGAAGAATTGCAGGACCGCTATCGCGACTGCCTTGAGCAGGCCGCGTCGCTGTATCAGGGCGAAATCGAAACCCTCAACGATGGCAGCACGCTGTTGCTGTTCCACACCGAAGATTGCGGCGACGATTACCTGACCAATGCCATCTGCTGCGGCGAACTGCTGCGTGCTCTGGGTCATCAGTTGCAGATCGAGGTCGCAGACAGCGGCATCACCCTGCAATTGCAGCTGGGCCTGACCTTGGGCGATGAATTGTTCGGTCTGAGCCAGATTGATCTGCTGCTGACCGATTCGGCCCAGGATGCACTGGCCTTGTCGCAACACAGCCGCAATCTGCTGCTGGTCGAGCGCAAGATCAGCGATGACACGTTGATCCGCCAGCGTGCGCGGATCCGGCCGATCGCCAGCCCTGAAGGCGCTTGCTGTGTGGAGCGGTTGATGGAACCGTATCCGTCGATGCTGGAGCGGCAACTGGCGCGGATGCATGAGCGCCGGGCGTAA
- the serB gene encoding phosphoserine phosphatase SerB: MREIVLINITGVDRPGLTAAITGVLAQGGVNILDIGQAVIHDTLSFGILVEIPDSEQGKSVLKDILFKGYELDQQVRFTPVSEEDYQQWVGNQGKKRHIVTLLTRKVTAGQLQAVSAITAKYGLNIDHIDRLSGRMPLDTPADKGKGCIEFSVRGEAADPQALRAEFLSVAQELNVDIAFQEDSLFRRNRRLAVFDMDSTLIEAEVIDELAKAAGVGDRVSEITERAMAGELDFRASFKERLALLKGLDVSVLDSIGASLRLTEGAETLFAELKRLGYKTAILSGGFTYFAKQLQAKLGIDYVFANELEVVDGKCTGVAIEPIVDAQRKADLLKELAHKEGLRLEQTIAVGDGANDLPMLAIAGLGVAFRAKPLVKQSAKQAISTLGLDGVLYLLGFRDRDGQL; the protein is encoded by the coding sequence TTGCGCGAAATCGTCCTGATTAACATCACGGGAGTCGACCGTCCGGGTCTGACGGCGGCCATCACCGGTGTTCTGGCACAAGGTGGTGTGAACATTCTCGACATCGGTCAGGCGGTGATCCACGACACCCTGTCGTTCGGCATCCTGGTTGAAATCCCCGATTCCGAACAGGGCAAGTCGGTGCTCAAGGACATCCTGTTCAAGGGCTACGAACTGGATCAGCAAGTGCGCTTCACCCCGGTGTCCGAAGAGGATTACCAGCAGTGGGTGGGCAATCAGGGCAAGAAGCGCCATATCGTTACCCTGCTGACGCGCAAGGTCACTGCCGGCCAGTTGCAGGCGGTCAGCGCGATCACCGCCAAATATGGCCTGAACATCGACCATATAGACCGTCTGTCGGGGCGCATGCCGCTGGACACTCCGGCCGACAAGGGCAAGGGCTGCATCGAGTTTTCCGTGCGCGGCGAAGCTGCCGATCCACAGGCCCTGCGCGCCGAATTCCTCAGCGTTGCCCAGGAATTGAACGTCGATATCGCCTTTCAGGAAGATTCGCTGTTCCGTCGCAACCGGCGTCTGGCGGTGTTCGACATGGACTCGACGCTGATCGAAGCGGAAGTCATCGATGAGCTGGCCAAGGCGGCCGGCGTGGGTGATCGAGTGTCCGAAATCACCGAGCGCGCGATGGCCGGCGAACTGGATTTCCGCGCCAGCTTCAAGGAGCGCCTGGCGCTGCTCAAGGGCCTCGACGTCAGCGTGCTCGACTCGATCGGCGCCTCGCTGCGCCTGACCGAAGGCGCCGAAACCCTGTTCGCCGAACTCAAGCGCCTCGGCTACAAAACCGCCATCCTGTCCGGCGGCTTCACTTATTTCGCCAAGCAGTTGCAAGCCAAGCTTGGCATCGATTACGTGTTTGCCAACGAGCTGGAAGTGGTCGACGGCAAGTGCACCGGCGTGGCGATCGAGCCGATTGTCGATGCGCAGCGCAAGGCTGACTTGCTCAAGGAATTGGCGCACAAGGAAGGTCTGCGTCTGGAGCAGACCATCGCCGTCGGCGACGGCGCCAACGACTTGCCGATGCTGGCGATTGCCGGGCTGGGCGTGGCGTTCCGCGCCAAACCACTGGTCAAGCAGTCGGCGAAGCAGGCGATCTCAACGCTGGGGCTGGATGGTGTGTTGTATCTGCTGGGTTTCCGCGATCGCGACGGGCAGCTCTGA
- a CDS encoding molecular chaperone gives MSQTNFSPKLRAPTPTQTRLSFCDASPRDLKRWIAGLPKANIGETARLLYQGLGELNLLLTPSDNRLQLLELLRPEVYFVCQHLERHFLHQAIMLDERSRKVSNLCQALQGQLAIGYKQIALRILPKYSKDRATLVSTALQRAAHALKAQLVRATRLYSSPPEHVWFELHQLYRSAAQLQLQQRRLRDDLAFLTSELSVEQTYITALLLGSARCNQLRQSQIARLAEVIEPWSALLKLHPGSADDGLFAVSPELDVGPRYRKMFRSEQQSGLQGFDPQPLVKQLETHLLHQSTSTPLPVSAGLSVDTLQHLHATWGQAAERSFQRIAGQGTLTVCVGMSALHFYLGGERTFSELLKHPGARAANFSSVVANGEKDSWSQAFDAAPQSNDELLPYEEIQYDQLPEDEGPSNAPNYPTYALPVINHSPGGYCLAWPSEVPAELQAGEMLGIQDSEGKGWSIAVIRWIRQVRGSGTQMGIELVAPHAQPCGLQLVRTKDDHSQYLRGLLLPEISAIDVPATVLAPRLPFQEGNKVLINTQGEEHRAGLDRRVASTHSFNQFAYRSLDPAQNGGGEEDFDSLWNSL, from the coding sequence ATGAGCCAGACCAACTTTTCTCCCAAGCTGCGCGCTCCGACTCCCACGCAAACGCGCCTGTCGTTCTGCGACGCCAGCCCGCGTGATCTCAAGCGCTGGATCGCCGGCCTGCCCAAGGCCAACATCGGCGAAACCGCCCGCCTGCTTTATCAAGGCCTCGGCGAACTGAACCTGTTGCTCACCCCCAGCGACAATCGCCTGCAATTGCTTGAGCTGCTGCGGCCCGAGGTGTATTTCGTCTGCCAGCATCTGGAACGGCACTTTCTGCATCAGGCGATCATGCTCGACGAGCGTTCGCGCAAAGTCAGCAACCTGTGTCAGGCCCTGCAAGGCCAGTTGGCCATCGGCTATAAACAGATCGCCCTGCGTATCCTGCCCAAATACAGCAAGGACCGCGCGACGTTGGTCAGCACCGCATTGCAACGTGCCGCGCACGCGCTGAAGGCGCAACTGGTGCGTGCGACGCGGTTGTACAGTTCTCCACCCGAGCATGTGTGGTTCGAATTGCATCAGCTGTATCGCAGCGCGGCGCAATTGCAGCTGCAACAACGGCGGCTGCGCGATGATCTGGCCTTTTTGACCAGCGAACTGAGCGTCGAACAGACCTACATCACCGCACTGCTATTGGGCAGTGCCCGTTGCAATCAATTGCGTCAAAGCCAGATTGCCCGGCTGGCCGAGGTGATCGAGCCGTGGAGCGCCCTGCTCAAACTGCATCCCGGCAGCGCCGACGACGGCTTGTTTGCGGTCAGTCCGGAACTCGATGTCGGCCCGCGCTACCGCAAGATGTTTCGCAGCGAACAACAGAGTGGGCTGCAGGGCTTCGATCCGCAACCGCTGGTCAAACAGCTCGAAACGCACCTGCTGCACCAGTCCACCTCGACCCCGTTACCCGTTTCCGCCGGCCTCAGCGTCGACACCCTGCAACATCTGCACGCTACCTGGGGCCAAGCGGCCGAACGCAGCTTTCAACGCATCGCCGGCCAGGGCACGCTGACCGTGTGCGTTGGCATGAGCGCCCTGCACTTCTACCTCGGCGGCGAGCGCACCTTCAGCGAGTTGCTCAAACATCCCGGTGCCCGCGCGGCAAACTTCAGCAGCGTCGTGGCCAACGGCGAAAAGGACAGCTGGAGTCAGGCGTTCGACGCTGCGCCGCAAAGTAACGATGAGCTGTTGCCATACGAGGAAATCCAGTACGACCAATTGCCCGAAGACGAAGGCCCAAGCAACGCGCCGAATTATCCGACTTACGCCCTGCCGGTGATCAACCATAGCCCCGGCGGCTATTGCCTGGCTTGGCCGAGCGAAGTGCCGGCGGAATTGCAGGCCGGGGAAATGCTCGGCATTCAGGACAGCGAGGGCAAAGGCTGGAGCATTGCGGTGATTCGCTGGATCCGCCAGGTGCGCGGCAGCGGCACACAGATGGGCATTGAACTGGTCGCGCCACACGCGCAGCCGTGCGGCTTGCAACTGGTCCGAACGAAAGATGATCACAGCCAGTATTTGCGCGGCTTATTACTGCCGGAAATCAGTGCGATCGATGTGCCGGCCACCGTACTTGCGCCGCGCCTGCCCTTTCAGGAAGGCAACAAGGTGTTGATCAACACCCAGGGCGAAGAACACCGCGCGGGGTTGGATCGACGGGTGGCGAGTACGCACAGCTTCAACCAGTTCGCCTATCGCTCGCTGGATCCTGCGCAGAATGGCGGAGGAGAGGAGGATTTTGATTCGTTGTGGAATTCGCTTTAA
- the asd gene encoding archaetidylserine decarboxylase (Phosphatidylserine decarboxylase is synthesized as a single chain precursor. Generation of the pyruvoyl active site from a Ser is coupled to cleavage of a Gly-Ser bond between the larger (beta) and smaller (alpha chains). It is an integral membrane protein.), translated as MKERLFILSQYLLPHHLLSRLAGCIAECRVRWFKNAFTQWFAKRYQVDMSQALVEDLTAYEHFNAFFTRALKDGARPLDETPGAILSPADGAVSQLGPIEHGRVFQAKGHSFSVLELLGGDAANAAPFMGGDFATIYLSPKDYHRVHMPLAGTLREMVYIPGRIFSVNQTTAENVPELFARNERVACIFDTERGPMAVVLVGAMIVASIETVWAGLVTPPKRELKTFRYDEAARAPIHLEKGAELGRFKLGSTAIVLFGPDQVKWAEELVAGSPVQMGQGLALPKA; from the coding sequence ATGAAAGAGCGTCTGTTTATCCTCAGCCAGTACCTGCTGCCGCACCACCTGCTGTCGCGCCTGGCCGGCTGCATCGCCGAATGCCGCGTGCGCTGGTTCAAGAATGCCTTCACCCAATGGTTCGCCAAGCGTTATCAAGTGGACATGTCGCAAGCACTGGTCGAAGACCTGACCGCTTACGAGCACTTCAACGCATTCTTCACGCGTGCGTTGAAAGACGGCGCGCGTCCACTGGACGAAACTCCGGGCGCGATCCTCAGCCCGGCCGACGGTGCGGTCAGCCAGCTCGGGCCGATCGAGCACGGTCGCGTGTTCCAGGCCAAGGGCCACAGTTTCAGCGTGCTCGAATTGCTCGGCGGTGATGCGGCCAACGCAGCACCGTTCATGGGCGGCGACTTCGCCACTATTTACCTGTCGCCGAAGGACTACCACCGCGTGCACATGCCGCTGGCCGGCACCCTGCGCGAAATGGTCTACATCCCGGGGCGGATTTTCTCGGTAAACCAGACTACTGCCGAAAACGTCCCGGAGCTGTTTGCCCGCAACGAGCGTGTGGCGTGCATCTTCGATACAGAACGCGGGCCGATGGCCGTGGTGCTGGTCGGTGCGATGATTGTCGCTTCGATCGAAACCGTGTGGGCCGGTCTGGTCACACCACCGAAGCGCGAGCTGAAAACCTTCCGCTACGACGAAGCCGCACGCGCACCGATTCATCTGGAAAAAGGCGCGGAACTGGGACGCTTCAAGCTCGGTTCAACGGCGATCGTGCTGTTTGGCCCGGATCAGGTGAAGTGGGCCGAAGAGCTGGTGGCCGGCTCGCCAGTGCAGATGGGCCAAGGTCTGGCGCTGCCAAAAGCGTGA
- the rhdA gene encoding thiosulfate sulfurtransferase, whose product MSDFSGLPLVIEPSDLLPRLESPELILVDLTSPARYAEGHLPGARFVDPKRTQLGQPPAPGLMPAKADLEALFGELGHREDAVYVVYDDEGGGWAGRFIWLLDVIGHDKYHYIDGGLPAWLADGMPMSIQVPAAVGGPVSLTLHDEPTATREYLQSRLGAADLAIWDARGPLEYSGEKVLAAKGGHIPGAVNFEWTAGMDQTRQLRIRSDMPQILENLGITKDKEIITHCQTHHRSGFTYLVAKALGYPRVKGYAGSWGEWGNHPDTPVEIQGF is encoded by the coding sequence ATGTCTGACTTCTCTGGCCTGCCGCTTGTCATCGAGCCGAGCGACCTGCTGCCGCGTCTGGAGTCCCCGGAACTGATTCTGGTGGACCTGACCAGCCCTGCCCGGTATGCCGAAGGTCACTTGCCCGGCGCACGTTTTGTCGACCCGAAACGCACCCAGCTCGGCCAGCCACCGGCGCCCGGGCTGATGCCGGCGAAGGCCGATCTGGAAGCGTTGTTTGGTGAGCTCGGCCATCGCGAAGACGCGGTCTACGTCGTGTATGACGATGAGGGCGGTGGCTGGGCCGGACGCTTCATCTGGCTGCTCGATGTCATTGGCCACGACAAGTACCACTATATAGACGGTGGTCTGCCGGCCTGGCTGGCGGACGGTATGCCGATGTCGATCCAGGTGCCGGCCGCCGTCGGTGGCCCAGTGTCGCTGACCCTGCACGACGAACCGACCGCCACCCGCGAATACCTGCAAAGCCGTCTCGGCGCCGCCGATCTGGCGATCTGGGACGCGCGCGGGCCGCTGGAATATTCCGGCGAGAAAGTCCTCGCCGCCAAGGGTGGCCACATCCCCGGCGCGGTCAATTTCGAATGGACCGCCGGCATGGACCAGACGCGTCAGTTGCGCATCCGCAGCGACATGCCGCAGATCCTCGAAAACCTCGGGATCACCAAGGACAAGGAAATCATTACCCACTGCCAGACCCATCACCGGTCGGGCTTCACTTATCTGGTGGCCAAAGCCCTCGGTTATCCGCGGGTCAAGGGCTACGCCGGTTCCTGGGGCGAATGGGGCAACCACCCCGACACGCCAGTCGAGATTCAAGGTTTTTAA